A section of the Lampris incognitus isolate fLamInc1 chromosome 8, fLamInc1.hap2, whole genome shotgun sequence genome encodes:
- the LOC130116319 gene encoding glycerophosphodiester phosphodiesterase domain-containing protein 5-like codes for MALSSSAALSRLRLGQLSGLRGKVLQRYEHRPLVSCLAGLYGCQWKRYQRRRTEPGDCCCNKLEGATFALLVVAFCLTLIFLFFWGEAQNDYNDFDWFSFGNLGFWFPWSVVLLVIAAALFTYIAVLMLLAVCLLSEGQKLYLHWTHKIGILLTLILSITATAVLSDLWSKEWTTLLLSFQVTAPYLHLGGMLLTTALAWPIALHFFRMTSRGEAHSFYVRQKLIIGVYLAVLFALFLVPLGMYSPCIKEEGKLGPAPTLIGHRGAPMLAPENTLMSFEKAVEAGSDGLETDVTISYDGVPFLMHDRTLRRTTNIREVFPNRTDSLAAMFTWGELESLNAGSWFLFHDPFGTAGSLGVEEQAQAWNQSICSLQVFLELAAKGGKQVIFDLYRPPRGHPYRDTWIQRTLEVIQNEASIHSDQVLWLPSYLRALVQEMDPLLQQTSGSQLPLEELQRNHIVKLNLHYSAMSTELTRAYAAVNITTNLYVISQPWLYSLAWCTGVHSVTTNAPQLLRAMQTPLFLMTPDEYNLMWILTDLLSLILILIIFMFHWWRERGLSFCSASKVMLDNGTYSKFRTEMSDVWSVSSGEKLSLRTTTPNLATIAEH; via the exons ATGGCCCTTTCCTCCTCCGCCGCCCTGTCCAGGCTGAGGCTCGGCCAGCTGAGCGGGCTGCGTGGAAAGGTGCTGCAGCGCTACGAGCACCGGCCGCTGGTGTCCTGCCTGGCTGGTCTCTACGGCTGCCAGTGGAAGAGATACCAGAGGAGACGCACTGAGCCCGGGGACTGCTGCTGCAACAAG CTGGAAGGCGCCACTTTTGCTCTTCTTGTTGTAGCTTTCTGCCTGACACtgatcttcctcttcttctgggGTGAAGCTCAGAATGACTATAATGATTTTGACTG GTTTAGTTTCGGGAACCTGGGCTTCTGGTTTCCCTGGTCTGTGGTGTTGCTGGTCATTGCTGCAGCCCTCTTCACTTACATCGCTGTGCTCATG CTGCTGGCAGTGTGTTTGCTGTCCGAAGGCCAGAAACTGTATTTACACTGGACCCACAAG ATTGGTATCCTGCTGACCCTTATCCTCTCCATCACAGCCACAGCCGTGCTCTCCGACCTGTGGAGTAAGGAATGGACCACTCTGCTACTCTCCTTCCAG GTAACAGCACCGTATTTACATTTGGGCGGCATGTTGTTGACAACAGCCCTGGCGTGGCCCATCGCTTTGCATTTCTTTCGAATGACCAGCAGAGGAGAGGCACACAGTTTTTATG TGAGGCAAAAACTAATAATAGGAGTTTACCTGGCAGTCCTGTTTGCCCTCTTCCTGGTACCCCTGGGTATGTACTCCCCCTGCATCaaagaagaaggcaagctgggcCCTGCACCCACCCTCATTGGGCACAGAGGAGCGCCTATG CTGGCTCCAGAGAACACCCTCATGTCATTTGAGAAGGCCGTGGAAGCTGGCAGTGATGGTCTGGAGACGGACGTCACTATTAG CTACGATGGTGTACCTTTCCTGATGCATGATCGCACCCTCCGGCGGACCACCAACATCCGGGAGGTGTTCCCCAACCGAACAGACAGCCTGGCAGCAATGTTCACCTGGGGTGAACTGGAGAGCCTAAACGCCGGGAGCTGGTTCCTCTTT CATGATCCATTTGGCACAGCTGGCTCACTGGGTGTAGAGGAGCAAGCGCAAGCGTGGAACCAGTCCATTTGCAGCTTGCAGGTTTTTCTGGAGTTGGCGGCCAAAGGGGGCAAGCAAGTGATCTTTGACCTCTACCGTCCACCCAGAGGCCATCCCTACAGGGACACTTGGATTCAGCGCACACTGGAGGTCATCCAGAATGAAGCCTCCATTCACTCTGATCAG GTGCTGTGGCTGCCCTCATATTTAAGGGCCCTGGTCCAGGAGATGGACCCTCTGCTTCAGCAGACATCTGGCAGCCAGCTCCCCCTAGAGGAGTTGCAGCGCAACCACATCGTCAAACTGAATTTGCACTACAGCGCCATGTCCACTGAGCTCAccag GGCGTATGCAGCAGTGAACATCACCACAAACCTGTATGTCATCAGCCAGCCATGGCTCTACTCACTTGCTTGGTGTACTGGAGTCCATTCAGTTACCACCAATGCCCCTCAGCTCCTTCGTGCAATGCAGACACCCCTCTTCCTCATG ACTCCAGATGAGTACAATCTGATGTGGATCCTCACAGATCTGTTGTCCCTCATATTGATTCTCATTATCTTCATGTTCCACTG GTGGCGAGAGCGAGGACTGTCTTTCTGCTCAGCCAGCAAAGTCATGCTGGACAACGGCACTTACAGCAAGTTCAGAACAG AAATGAGTGATGTATGGTCagtctccagtggagagaaacttAGCTTGCGGACAACCACACCCAATCTGGCAACCATTGCTGAACATTGA
- the aqp11 gene encoding aquaporin-11: MADLGISLALIAAIVLLSEAARRATARLFCEDYWIYLVEAVSTFQLCACTHELKLLGEVGRIESYVGLTLTYIMTAVHISTFRCASCNPNGTLENVYRGHISRKAAAALVACQFSAAVVAQFASAWLWTLGLSDLHVQHEKFGFRCFDPISGTLVEAAAVELACAFTVQAAVLHIHKLDEKLRVHAGAAVITLLVYAAGSISGAVFNPVLAFSIQFPCSGHTYLEYCFVYWLGPVLGMSSCILLFEKIIPFLSGKSTTGLDVPAVQKKIQ; this comes from the exons ATGGCAGACCTGGGTATTTCCTTAGCACTGATTGCAGCTATAGTGCTTCTCAGCGAGGCTGCACGCCGGGCAACAGCTCGACTCTTCTGCGAGGATTATTGGATTTACCTGGTGGAGGCTGTGTCCACCTTCCAGctctgtgcatgcacacacgaaCTCAAACTGCTGGGGGAAGTGGGTCGAATCGAGTCGTACGTCGGCTTGACCCTGACTTACATCATGACAGCTGTGCACATATCTACTTTTCGGTGCGCGTCGTGCAACCCCAACGGGACTCTGGAGAACGTTTACCGCGGACACATCAGTAGGAAAGCCGCAGCTGCTCTGGTAGCCTGCCAGTTTTCTGCAGCCGTCGTTGCGCAATTCGCGTCAGCCTGGCTGTGGACTCTGGGCTTGTCCGACCTTCACGTTCAGCACGAGAAGTTCGGTTTCCGATGTTTCGACCCCATCAGCGGGACTCTGGTCGAAGCCGCCGCGGTGGAGCTGGCCTGCGCTTTCACGGTCCAAGCTGCAGTGCTGCACATACACAAGCTGGACGAGAAGTTGAGGGTCCATGCCGGAGCTGCTGTCATCACGCTGCTGGTCTATGCAG CAGGCAGTATTTCAGGAGCTGTTTTCAACCCAGTTCTGGCGTTTTCCATCCAGTTCCCCTGCAGTGGCCATACCTACCTGGAGTACTGCTTTGTCTATTGGCTGGGCCCAGTCTTAG GCATGTCAAGCTGTATATTACTCTTTGAGAAAATCATCCCTTTTCTCTCTGGAAAGAGCACCACTGGACTTGATGTTCCTGCTGTCCAGAAGAAGATTCAGTAG